From one Amia ocellicauda isolate fAmiCal2 chromosome 17, fAmiCal2.hap1, whole genome shotgun sequence genomic stretch:
- the LOC136712518 gene encoding myeloid-associated differentiation marker homolog produces the protein MAIVVMDYQVVRAPVGIVRFLEIVLSCVAFSLVAHVGHVGGSFWTWCMFSWCFCFTVTVLIILLEFTGLSTKVPISWDDFTTAFAMLATLMVLTASIIYPYFFACSKCSYQIAATVISILCFLTYAIEVGLTRAKPGEISGFLSTVPGLLKVLEAFVACIIFISLSGIYNEPGLQWCVAVYSLCFIFALIIIIFTIGRIISLFPFPFDKVLTGYNVLAVLMYITAAVIWPYYSFKDNPRPSKCSQVHCDWDSLVVVTIMTIINLIVYIVDTIYSVRLVFFVSPA, from the coding sequence ATGGCGATCGTGGTGATGGATTACCAGGTCGTGAGGGCACCGGTGGGCATCGTGCGCTTCCTGGAGATTGTCCTGTCCTGCGTGGCGTTCAGCCTGGTGGCTCATGTGGGCCATGTCGGCGGTTCATTCTGGACCTGGTGCATGTTCTCCTGGTGCTTCTGCTTCACTGTCACAGTGCTGATCATCCTGCTGGAGTTCACTGGCCTCTCCACCAAAGTCCCAATCTCCTGGGATGACTTCACCACCGCCTTCGCCATGCTGGCTACGCTCATGGTGCTCACGGCCTCTATCATCTACCCATACTTCTTCGCCTGCTCCAAATGCTCCTACCAGATAGCGGCCACAGTCATATCCATCCTCTGCTTCCTGACCTACGCCATTGAGGTGGGGCTGACGAGGGCCAAGCCCGGCGAGATCAGCGGCTTTCTCTCCACCGTGCCGGGGCTCCTGAAGGTCCTGGAGGCGTTCGTGGCCTGCATCATCTTCATATCCTTGTCCGGTATCTACAACGAGCCCGGGCTGCAGTGGTGTGTGGCCGTGTACTCGCTGTGCTTCATCTTTGCActgatcatcatcatcttcaccATCGGCCGCATCATCTCGCTCTTCCCCTTCCCCTTCGACAAGGTGCTGACCGGATACAACGTCCTGGCTGTGCTCATGTACATCACTGCCGCCGTGATCTGGCCCTATTACAGCTTTAAAGATAACCCACGACCCTCCAAATGTTCACAGGTTCACTGTGACTGGGACAGCCTGGTAGTGGTCACCATCATGACCATCATCAACCTAATCGTCTACATTGTGGACACCATCTACTCTGTGCGGCTCGTCTTCTTCGTTTCCCCAGCGTAG